A single Sus scrofa isolate TJ Tabasco breed Duroc unplaced genomic scaffold, Sscrofa11.1 Contig1947, whole genome shotgun sequence DNA region contains:
- the LOC110258380 gene encoding olfactory receptor 502-like has product MDSLGEGNHTAVREFILLGLTNDPTLQSILFVIILCIYLVTICGNLSTIILVRLSPQLHHPMYFFLSHLAFVDMGFSSSVTPNMLVNFLVERNTISYPGCAIQLISGAFFGSTECFLLAAMAYDRFVAICNPLLYSTKMSTQVCVQLLIVSYMGGFLNACSITISFFFLLFCGPNRVNHFFCDLAPLLELSCSDFTVPAVVPSFIIGSIIVVTVVVIATSYIYILITVLKMPSTEGRHKAFSTCTSHLTAVTLYYGTITFIYVMPKSSYSTDQNKVVSVFYMVVIPMLNPLIYSLRSKEIKGALKRQLGRKTFS; this is encoded by the coding sequence ATGGATTCCCTGGGAGAGGGGAACCACACTGCAGTGAGAGAGTTCATTTTATTGGGCTTAACAAATGACCCAACCCTGCAAAGCATCCTCTTCGTGATCATCCTGTGTATCTACCTGGTGACTATATGTGGCAATCTCAGCACAATCATTCTTGTCAGACTCTCTCCTCAGCTCCATCACCCGATGTATTTTTTCCTGAGCCACTTGGCTTTTGTTGACATGGGCTTTTCATCTTCTGTCACACCCAATATGCTTGTAAACTTCCTGGTGGAAAGAAATACCATCTCCTATCCTGGATGTGCCATCCAGCTTATTTCAGGTGCTTTCTTCGGGTCGACGGAGTGTTTCCTTctggctgccatggcatatgaccgctttgtggccatctgcaacccactgctcTATTCCACGAAGATGTCCACACAAGTCTGTGTTCAGCTACTCATAGTGTCTTACATGGGTGGTTTTCTCAATGCTTGCTCCAttactatttccttcttttttttactcTTCTGTGGACCAAATCGTgtcaatcatttcttctgtgatcttGCCCCCTTGCTGGAACTCTCCTGCTCTGATTTTACTGTTCCTGCCGTTGTCCCCTCATTTATAATTGGTTCCATCATTGTGGTCACAGTGGTTGTCATAGCCACTTCCTACATCTACATCCTCATCACTGTCCTGAAGATGCCCTCCACTGAGGGAAGacacaaggccttctccacctgcacctcccacctCACCGCGGTCACTCTGTACTATGGGACCATCACCTTCATTTACGTGATGCCCAAGTCCAGCTACTCCACTGACCAGAACAAGGTGGTGTCTGTGTTCTACATGGTGGtgatccccatgctgaaccccctcatctacagcctgaggagcAAGGAGATTAAGGGGGCTCTGAAGAGACAGCTTggcagaaaaacattttcttag
- the LOC100521207 gene encoding olfactory receptor 491-like, which yields MEAGNHSSVTEFILLGLTEDPVLGVICFAIFLGIYVVTLVGNISIIALIRSCAHLHTPMYLFLGHLAFVDIGSSTSVTPLMLTGFRRHGVAITTAGCEAQFCSVVTFGTAECFLLAAMAYDRYVAISLPLLYSTHMSPRVCVLLLGASYLGGCVNAWTFTSCLLSLSFCGPNQIDHFFCDFSPLVKLSCSDVSVLETLPSISSGSIIMVTVIVIGLSYIRILITVLKMPSTEGRHKAFSTCTSHLTAVTLYYGSITFIYVMPKSSYSTDQNKVVSVFYTVVIPMLNPLIYSLRNRDVKEALRKTTLRIFQ from the coding sequence ATGGAGGCTGGAAACCACAGCAGTGTGACAGAGTTCATCCTTTTGGGGCTCACAGAGGACCCTGTGCTTGGTGTCATCTGCTTTGCGATATTTCTAGGCATCTATGTTGTCACCTTAGTAGGCAATATCAGCATAATTGCTTTGATAAGAAGCTGTGCCCAtcttcacacccccatgtaccTCTTTCTGGGCCATTTGGCTTTTGTGGACATTGGTTCTTCGACATCCGTCACACCTCTGATGCTTACAGGATTCCGTAGACATGGAGTGGCCATCACCACTGCTGGCTGTGAAGCCCAGTTCTGTTCTGTGGTCACGTTTGGGACAGCCGAGTGCTTCCTATTGGccgccatggcctatgaccgctatgtggccatcagCTTGCCCCTGCTCTACTCCACCCACATGTCCCCAAGAGTCTGTGTCCTCTTACTGGGGGCTTCCTATCTGGGTGGGTGTGTGAATGCTTGGACATTTACTAGTTGCTTGTTGAGTCTGTCTTTCTGTGGACCAAATCAGATagaccactttttctgtgatttctCCCCTTTGGTGAAACTTTCCTGCTCAGATGTCTCTGTTCTTGAAACTCTCCCTTCCATCTCCTCTGGGTCCATCATCATGGTCACAGTGATTGTCATAGGTCTCTCTTACATCCGCATCCTCATCACTGTCCTGAAGATGCCCTCCACTGAAGGAAGacacaaggccttctccacctgcacctcccacctCACGGCCGTTACTCTCTACTATGGAAGTATCACCTTCATTTACGTGATGCCCAAGTCCAGCTACTCCACGGACCAGAACAAGGTGGTGTCTGTGTTCTACACGGTGGtgatccccatgctgaaccccctcatctacagcctccGGAACAGAGATGTAAAGGAGGCCCTGAGGAAGACCACTCTCAGAATATTTCAGTAG